A stretch of the Pseudobacteriovorax antillogorgiicola genome encodes the following:
- a CDS encoding aminopeptidase translates to MPPFLLLVILASANFSCYSLRQAYHFNNLFNSRQKVSAVLGDDNTRPKVKEKLSYVTEVIQFADSQGLNTEGAYEYYIHSKSGSVSYLVQAAEQDRLKFKKWWFPIVGSVPYLGFFDSVERDQEFQRLSASYDVAKGNVGAFSSLGWFEDPIYTSMIRRSDLDIAHLFFHELVHRTFWSAGSVRFNENLAEFGAEVLMVAYLETTGEATSSETYFARRRDKAKFKEWLGQLRQELEEMYQREGLSRQEKIDQKWVIIDRYRTRELPQFETNRYDYVRRKAWNNASILGASLYTPDTQRFYQSYDCVGRPSLGKFLSALKDAEGQFEDNFKALDSLCETTELRR, encoded by the coding sequence ATGCCGCCGTTTCTCTTACTTGTCATACTCGCGAGCGCCAATTTCTCTTGTTACTCTCTTCGTCAGGCTTATCATTTCAATAACCTTTTCAATTCAAGACAAAAAGTTTCAGCGGTCTTAGGTGATGACAATACTCGGCCCAAGGTAAAAGAGAAGCTTAGCTATGTCACAGAGGTGATTCAATTCGCCGATAGTCAAGGGCTCAACACGGAGGGAGCCTACGAATACTATATCCACAGTAAGTCTGGCAGTGTTTCCTATCTCGTCCAAGCTGCCGAGCAGGATCGGCTTAAATTCAAAAAGTGGTGGTTTCCGATCGTAGGGTCGGTGCCATATCTGGGCTTTTTTGACAGTGTTGAGCGGGATCAGGAGTTTCAACGCCTATCCGCAAGCTACGATGTCGCTAAAGGCAATGTAGGAGCATTTTCAAGCCTGGGATGGTTTGAGGATCCTATTTATACTTCAATGATTCGTCGTTCGGATCTAGACATCGCCCACCTTTTTTTCCATGAGTTAGTCCATCGGACCTTTTGGTCCGCCGGATCAGTACGTTTCAATGAGAATCTAGCTGAGTTTGGAGCAGAGGTTCTGATGGTAGCCTATCTTGAAACGACCGGTGAAGCGACCTCTTCGGAAACATACTTTGCCAGACGTCGTGATAAGGCTAAGTTTAAGGAATGGTTGGGCCAATTACGACAAGAGCTTGAAGAGATGTATCAAAGAGAAGGCCTTTCTAGGCAAGAAAAGATCGATCAGAAATGGGTAATAATCGATCGTTATCGAACAAGAGAGCTTCCCCAATTTGAAACGAACAGGTATGACTATGTGCGGCGCAAGGCATGGAACAATGCGTCCATCCTGGGAGCATCTCTTTATACTCCCGATACACAGCGCTTCTATCAGTCTTATGACTGTGTCGGGCGGCCGTCGCTAGGTAAGTTTCTGAGTGCCTTGAAAGATGCTGAGGGGCAATTTGAAGATAATTTCAAAGCCCTCGATAGTTTGTGTGAAACGACGGAACTTCGGAGGTAG
- a CDS encoding arsenate reductase family protein, translating into MLKIYEYKNCSTCKKAIKFLDSSDLEYKAIPIVDQPPSKAEIKKMLSYLDGDIKKLFNTSGQVYREMGLKEQLPNMSSTEAIELLSEHGKLIKRPFLIGKDFGTVGFKEDRWSDLLL; encoded by the coding sequence ATGCTCAAGATTTATGAATACAAAAATTGTAGCACTTGTAAAAAAGCAATTAAGTTTCTTGATAGTAGCGACCTTGAATACAAAGCGATCCCAATCGTGGATCAGCCACCTAGCAAAGCGGAAATAAAGAAGATGCTTAGCTATCTGGATGGCGATATTAAAAAGCTCTTCAACACCTCAGGCCAAGTCTATCGCGAGATGGGGCTCAAAGAGCAGTTACCAAATATGTCCTCTACTGAAGCTATAGAGTTACTCTCTGAGCATGGCAAGCTTATCAAGCGCCCCTTTCTGATCGGGAAGGACTTTGGGACTGTTGGATTTAAAGAAGATCGCTGGAGTGACCTTCTATTATAA
- a CDS encoding 3-hydroxyacyl-CoA dehydrogenase NAD-binding domain-containing protein, with product MTGYFKVEKIEGDIQVFTFGHADKAVNTLGEEPLRELNDLLDDLIEKKSAQGLIITSDKKDFIVGANIKEIEAFKSAEETRDGSLKMQGILNKLENLDIPTVAAIKGQCLGGGLELALACDWRVAEQSAKLALPEIQLGLIPGSGGTQRLPRLIGIQSALDMILTGKRIEGKKALKMGLVDAACHEKVLFKVAKTYALKKRSQKLKPKTKGLSDNITRFATESNPLGRKVMERKAREMVEKNTKGFYPAPFKALSAVFDGFEKKLEKGLELEAKLFGELSQTKESKSLIHLFHATTHAKKNPFESANKEVFKGEKTSLAGVIGSGFMGAGIATVLADKGVCSRLSDPNPESTSRALSGAYKYFTKKAKRKKIKPFQVDQKMAHISPGLNTNGFESTDVVIEAVFEDVALKQKILKEVEEKGHDRQIFASNTSALPIADIAAQSAHPERVLGMHFFSPVEKMPLLEIVVTDKTAEWATARAFELGQTMGKQIIIVKDSPGFYTTRALAFFMAEAALILVEGNKIEKIDAALTEFGFPVGPMTLMDEVGIDVGSHVLDTMKKAFADRVSIPDGLEAIKESGRLGRKNGKGFYEYHDGKKGDPDEGIYQLVPNWKASSLPTDEIIDRCALVFINESAHCLDEGVLNHPYDGDIGAVFGLGFPPFWGGPFKYVDHMGAKVIVDRLRGLADKYGKRFEPAKALVKMAEEGGKFFPEEN from the coding sequence ATGACTGGATATTTTAAAGTAGAAAAGATTGAAGGCGACATTCAGGTCTTTACCTTCGGTCACGCAGATAAAGCCGTAAACACACTGGGAGAGGAACCGCTTCGGGAACTCAATGACCTTCTTGACGATCTAATTGAAAAGAAAAGCGCGCAAGGCCTTATCATCACCAGCGATAAAAAAGACTTCATCGTAGGTGCAAATATCAAGGAGATTGAGGCCTTCAAAAGCGCTGAAGAAACCCGTGACGGTTCTCTAAAAATGCAAGGAATTCTCAACAAACTAGAGAACTTGGACATCCCTACAGTTGCTGCTATCAAAGGCCAGTGTCTCGGCGGCGGACTAGAGTTAGCACTTGCTTGTGATTGGCGTGTTGCTGAGCAAAGCGCGAAACTCGCGCTTCCTGAAATCCAGCTAGGCTTGATTCCTGGCTCCGGTGGCACCCAACGTTTGCCCCGGCTGATAGGCATTCAATCCGCTCTCGACATGATTCTCACAGGCAAACGCATTGAGGGAAAGAAAGCCCTAAAAATGGGCCTTGTAGACGCAGCGTGCCATGAGAAAGTTCTTTTCAAAGTCGCCAAAACATATGCTTTGAAAAAACGCTCTCAGAAGCTCAAGCCCAAAACCAAAGGCCTCAGTGACAATATCACACGTTTCGCAACCGAGAGTAACCCCCTTGGTCGAAAAGTAATGGAACGAAAAGCACGAGAGATGGTGGAAAAAAACACCAAAGGATTCTACCCTGCTCCTTTTAAGGCCTTGTCCGCAGTTTTTGATGGCTTTGAGAAGAAGCTTGAGAAGGGACTAGAGCTTGAAGCTAAGCTTTTCGGTGAGCTTTCTCAGACCAAGGAAAGTAAGAGTCTTATCCACCTTTTTCACGCTACGACTCATGCTAAGAAAAACCCGTTCGAAAGTGCGAACAAGGAAGTTTTTAAGGGCGAAAAGACCTCACTTGCAGGGGTGATCGGCTCAGGCTTCATGGGCGCTGGGATTGCCACGGTGCTAGCGGATAAGGGTGTTTGCTCACGCTTATCGGACCCTAACCCAGAGTCTACAAGTCGCGCTCTGAGTGGCGCATATAAATACTTCACCAAGAAAGCCAAGCGTAAAAAGATCAAACCATTTCAGGTTGATCAAAAAATGGCGCACATCTCACCGGGACTCAATACGAACGGCTTTGAGAGTACTGATGTCGTTATCGAAGCAGTCTTTGAAGACGTTGCATTAAAACAAAAGATTTTAAAAGAGGTAGAAGAGAAGGGCCACGATCGACAGATCTTTGCCAGTAACACCTCTGCTCTTCCCATTGCTGATATTGCGGCTCAAAGTGCTCATCCCGAGCGAGTCTTGGGCATGCACTTTTTCTCTCCTGTCGAGAAGATGCCCCTACTTGAGATTGTGGTTACGGATAAGACAGCTGAGTGGGCCACAGCAAGAGCTTTCGAACTAGGCCAAACCATGGGCAAGCAGATCATTATCGTGAAAGATAGCCCTGGTTTTTATACCACTCGTGCACTTGCTTTCTTTATGGCCGAGGCCGCTCTAATCTTGGTTGAAGGCAACAAAATTGAGAAGATTGATGCTGCACTTACCGAGTTTGGATTCCCTGTGGGACCAATGACTTTGATGGACGAGGTAGGAATCGACGTCGGTTCTCACGTTCTCGATACTATGAAAAAGGCTTTTGCTGATCGTGTTTCGATCCCAGATGGCCTGGAAGCGATCAAAGAGTCTGGTCGTTTAGGGCGAAAAAATGGCAAAGGATTCTATGAGTATCACGATGGCAAAAAAGGTGATCCTGATGAAGGAATCTACCAACTTGTACCTAACTGGAAGGCATCCAGCTTGCCAACTGATGAAATCATAGACCGCTGCGCCCTAGTATTCATCAACGAGTCTGCCCACTGCCTCGATGAGGGCGTGTTAAACCATCCCTACGATGGCGATATCGGTGCAGTCTTTGGGCTAGGTTTCCCTCCATTCTGGGGAGGACCTTTTAAATATGTTGATCACATGGGCGCAAAAGTCATTGTGGATCGCCTCCGCGGTCTCGCCGACAAGTACGGAAAGCGCTTCGAGCCCGCTAAAGCACTCGTAAAGATGGCTGAAGAAGGTGGTAAGTTCTTCCCCGAAGAGAATTAA
- the mgtE gene encoding magnesium transporter codes for MHEELTAESLTQYMDSKNFEEIRSAFKSMEIADISEILQDLDLSYTIAFFRMIPKDRRSEVFSYLPFERQREMLEKLPQIVAVNVLNEMEPVDRTQLLEELPEDVRVKKIAMLDPEERNMAWQLLSYPEDSIGRLMSPEFLAIAAKMTVREALADIRWNAEKIRESLLNHIFVIDEKGRLQGHLNLASLVVADPGSKKVSELVDPTPYSISVYEDEGVAVDYFRKYDRPYIPVVDNDGVLVGIVEADDIFDVAEEEATEDIQAFGGQASLEDSYLHTPMTTLFKKRGGWLATIFLMMMFTANVLQAYEDSFALKFIIIFLPLIISSGGNSGSQAASLIIRGLAVKDINLSDWAKVLRREIVMGLGLGIVLGALGYWRVVWIGDHGLGAGIAIGFSLVAVVTFGAVAGSMLPFILKGMKLDPAVSSSPVIASLVDIFGIFILFNIAIIISKYMGF; via the coding sequence GTGCACGAAGAGCTAACGGCTGAAAGCCTTACCCAGTATATGGATTCAAAGAATTTTGAGGAAATTCGGTCTGCATTCAAGTCGATGGAAATTGCAGATATCTCAGAGATTCTTCAAGATCTTGATCTATCCTATACTATCGCGTTCTTTCGTATGATTCCAAAGGATCGCCGATCAGAAGTGTTCTCATATCTACCGTTCGAGCGGCAGAGAGAGATGCTAGAAAAGCTTCCCCAGATCGTTGCAGTCAATGTCCTCAACGAGATGGAGCCTGTCGATCGAACTCAGCTTCTCGAAGAACTGCCCGAAGATGTGCGGGTTAAGAAGATTGCAATGCTCGACCCCGAAGAACGGAATATGGCATGGCAATTATTAAGCTACCCCGAAGATTCCATCGGGCGTTTGATGAGTCCTGAGTTCCTTGCTATCGCTGCAAAGATGACAGTTCGCGAAGCATTGGCAGACATTCGATGGAATGCAGAAAAAATTAGAGAAAGCCTACTCAATCATATTTTTGTAATCGATGAGAAGGGGCGTCTTCAAGGTCATTTAAACCTTGCGTCTCTCGTTGTAGCTGATCCTGGATCAAAGAAAGTTTCCGAACTTGTTGACCCGACCCCCTATTCAATTTCAGTCTATGAGGACGAAGGGGTGGCTGTTGATTATTTTAGAAAATACGATCGGCCCTACATTCCAGTAGTTGATAATGATGGGGTATTGGTTGGTATCGTCGAAGCAGATGATATCTTCGACGTTGCCGAAGAAGAGGCGACAGAAGATATTCAAGCCTTTGGTGGCCAGGCCTCACTCGAAGATAGTTACCTTCACACTCCGATGACTACTTTGTTTAAAAAGAGAGGCGGTTGGTTGGCAACTATCTTTCTCATGATGATGTTCACAGCCAATGTCCTACAAGCCTATGAGGATTCGTTTGCTCTTAAGTTTATCATTATCTTTTTACCACTCATCATTTCAAGTGGCGGTAACTCAGGCTCCCAAGCTGCATCCCTAATTATCAGGGGACTTGCTGTCAAGGATATCAATTTGAGCGATTGGGCCAAAGTCTTGAGACGGGAAATTGTTATGGGGCTTGGCCTGGGCATCGTTCTAGGCGCTCTAGGTTACTGGCGAGTGGTTTGGATTGGGGATCACGGTCTGGGAGCAGGAATTGCAATCGGGTTTTCCCTTGTAGCTGTGGTCACATTTGGTGCTGTAGCTGGCTCGATGCTGCCTTTTATTCTTAAAGGCATGAAACTTGATCCTGCTGTCTCATCATCGCCTGTGATTGCATCCCTCGTGGATATTTTTGGGATCTTCATTTTATTTAACATAGCGATAATTATATCGAAATATATGGGTTTTTGA
- the ileS gene encoding isoleucine--tRNA ligase, producing the protein MKPVKSSVNLPELEQTILNFWNQNDIFKKSNDNRKGAKEFNFYDGPPFANGLPHYGHLLANTIKDTVPRYWNMRGYDVDRRFGWDTHGVPVEFEVEKNEGLKGRQDIIDMGVDKFNEKCRESVLHYAGEWQKTITRLGRWVDWDRQYRTMDPSFMESVWWVFKSLYDKGMVYQSHKVVPYSPRITAVLSNFEANQNYQDVQDPAITVKFKLSDEDVCFLAWTTTPWTLISNLALAVGPEIEYVKVRVRETDEQVYLAKALLDKVFKKSKKDKEPKYEVLEELKGQDLIGKSYEPLFPYFKDHSNSFKVLGADYVTTEDGTGIVHLAPAYGEDDFAACRQAGIELIDPLDDEGCFKDEIPEYKSLFVKDADKQIIKDLKDQGKLFKQDTIVHSYPMCERTNGPLIYRAIPSWYVAVEQIKDQLVENNKTINWVPGHLKAGRMGKWLENARDWAISRNRFWGTPLPIWVCDKDESHIECLGDIKSLEEKTGTKVEDLHKHFIDDLTYSCPDCGGTMKRINEVFDCWFESGSMPYAQLHYPFENKDRFEDNFPADFIAEGLDQTRGWFYTLAVLSAALFERPAFKNVVVNGLVLASDGRKMSKRWRNYTPPLELIDEFGADSVRLYMLNSAILRGEDLKFTNDGVKETTRAVILPLWNSLSFMTTYADADGWQPSADLVNQAPKVSGELDRWLISKLQTLVGAVHKEMELYRLYNVVPNVLEFIEDLTNWYIRQSRRKFWGGQKTMSQETREAYETLFYVLANFAKVFAPFAPFTADKLYRVLTEGLDGVAESVHLCDMPEFQEQLVDQGLERKMELVRNVAELGRSLRAKHQIKTRQVLPGMMIIARSDEDIRKVEEAADLIKGELNLKELTFATEEAKYVRLSVKPNLRTLGRKLGKRLNEFKKHLESVSQDPDAVAALLGEVEDKGQVSVLGETLNLEDFLIDRGPKDDRLIATHRGVTVLLDTQLTDELIREGLAREVVNRIQNLRKDSGFQVTDRIAIQFAGSQMLQDAVRENTDYISTETQADSLDLVGEADVKHQFIEGFEIGDESCRIGIQTV; encoded by the coding sequence ATGAAGCCCGTAAAGTCCAGTGTCAACCTTCCAGAACTTGAGCAAACGATCCTAAACTTCTGGAATCAAAACGACATTTTTAAAAAATCCAATGATAACCGCAAAGGGGCCAAGGAGTTTAACTTCTATGATGGGCCGCCCTTTGCGAACGGTTTGCCTCATTACGGACACCTCCTGGCCAACACGATTAAAGACACGGTACCTCGTTATTGGAATATGCGGGGCTACGATGTTGACCGTCGCTTCGGCTGGGATACTCATGGCGTGCCTGTAGAATTCGAAGTTGAAAAGAACGAAGGGCTCAAGGGGCGTCAAGATATTATTGACATGGGTGTCGATAAGTTCAATGAGAAGTGCCGTGAGTCCGTACTTCATTATGCCGGAGAGTGGCAGAAAACCATCACCCGCTTGGGTCGATGGGTTGATTGGGATAGACAATATCGGACGATGGACCCATCTTTCATGGAGTCGGTCTGGTGGGTCTTCAAATCCCTATATGACAAGGGCATGGTTTATCAAAGCCATAAGGTTGTGCCTTACTCGCCACGTATCACAGCGGTTCTTTCAAATTTCGAGGCGAATCAGAACTACCAAGACGTCCAAGATCCAGCGATTACCGTTAAGTTTAAGCTTTCTGATGAGGATGTCTGCTTTCTTGCATGGACCACAACGCCCTGGACTTTAATTTCGAACTTGGCTCTGGCTGTCGGGCCAGAGATTGAATACGTGAAAGTTCGTGTGCGTGAAACCGATGAGCAGGTTTATCTTGCCAAAGCGCTTTTGGATAAGGTCTTTAAGAAGTCGAAGAAAGATAAAGAGCCAAAATATGAAGTCCTAGAAGAACTCAAAGGTCAGGATCTGATCGGAAAATCTTACGAGCCACTTTTCCCGTACTTCAAGGATCACAGCAATAGCTTCAAAGTCTTGGGGGCTGATTATGTCACGACAGAAGATGGTACCGGGATTGTTCATCTGGCACCAGCATATGGTGAGGATGACTTTGCTGCCTGTCGCCAAGCTGGCATCGAATTGATCGACCCTCTCGATGACGAGGGTTGTTTCAAGGATGAGATACCCGAATACAAGAGTTTATTTGTTAAGGATGCGGATAAGCAAATTATCAAGGACTTGAAAGATCAAGGCAAGCTCTTCAAGCAAGATACTATTGTCCACAGCTACCCCATGTGCGAACGAACCAATGGTCCTTTGATCTACAGAGCGATTCCCTCATGGTATGTGGCAGTGGAGCAAATCAAGGATCAGCTTGTCGAGAACAACAAGACTATCAACTGGGTGCCCGGACATTTAAAAGCTGGCCGCATGGGTAAGTGGCTGGAGAACGCCCGTGATTGGGCTATTAGTCGCAATCGTTTTTGGGGAACACCTTTGCCAATCTGGGTTTGTGATAAAGATGAGTCCCATATTGAGTGCTTAGGCGACATCAAATCTTTGGAAGAGAAAACTGGAACAAAGGTTGAGGACCTGCATAAACACTTCATCGATGATCTGACCTATAGCTGCCCCGATTGTGGTGGAACGATGAAGCGAATCAACGAAGTATTCGATTGCTGGTTTGAGTCTGGGTCCATGCCTTATGCTCAGTTACACTATCCCTTCGAGAACAAAGATCGATTTGAAGACAACTTTCCAGCTGATTTTATTGCTGAAGGCCTCGATCAAACACGAGGCTGGTTCTATACGCTTGCTGTGTTGAGTGCTGCACTATTTGAAAGGCCAGCTTTCAAAAATGTTGTTGTTAATGGTTTGGTTTTAGCTTCTGATGGCCGCAAAATGTCGAAGCGTTGGCGGAACTATACGCCACCGCTAGAGCTCATCGATGAGTTCGGTGCCGACAGTGTGCGCTTGTATATGCTTAATTCCGCGATTCTTCGCGGAGAAGATCTGAAGTTTACCAACGATGGCGTTAAGGAAACCACCCGAGCGGTAATTCTGCCACTGTGGAACTCGTTGAGTTTTATGACAACCTATGCGGATGCTGATGGTTGGCAGCCTTCAGCAGATTTGGTGAACCAAGCACCAAAGGTAAGTGGTGAGCTGGATCGCTGGTTGATTTCAAAACTTCAGACTTTGGTTGGTGCGGTGCATAAAGAGATGGAGCTCTATCGCCTTTACAACGTCGTACCAAATGTTCTGGAGTTCATCGAAGATCTAACTAATTGGTATATCAGGCAGAGTCGTCGTAAGTTTTGGGGCGGTCAAAAGACGATGAGTCAAGAGACCCGAGAAGCTTATGAAACTCTATTCTATGTTTTAGCAAACTTCGCCAAAGTATTCGCACCGTTTGCGCCGTTCACAGCAGATAAGTTATATCGTGTCCTAACAGAAGGGCTCGATGGTGTGGCCGAGTCTGTACACTTGTGTGACATGCCTGAATTTCAAGAGCAGCTTGTTGATCAAGGGCTTGAGCGAAAAATGGAGCTGGTGCGGAACGTTGCTGAACTTGGCCGTAGCCTTAGAGCGAAACACCAGATCAAAACGAGGCAGGTTCTTCCTGGAATGATGATCATCGCTCGATCTGATGAAGACATCCGTAAGGTCGAAGAAGCAGCTGATCTTATTAAAGGGGAACTCAATCTCAAGGAATTGACCTTCGCTACTGAAGAAGCAAAGTATGTGCGACTTTCCGTGAAGCCAAACCTGAGAACTTTAGGTCGCAAGTTAGGAAAGAGACTCAACGAGTTCAAAAAGCATTTAGAGTCGGTAAGTCAGGACCCCGATGCAGTTGCTGCCCTACTTGGTGAGGTGGAAGATAAGGGTCAGGTGAGTGTTCTTGGTGAAACCTTGAACCTTGAAGACTTTTTGATTGATCGAGGGCCAAAGGACGATCGCTTAATTGCGACCCATCGTGGGGTCACGGTTCTTCTCGATACTCAGCTTACCGATGAGTTGATTCGTGAGGGGCTCGCCCGTGAGGTTGTGAACCGGATTCAAAATCTTCGTAAAGATAGCGGCTTCCAAGTTACCGATCGAATTGCGATCCAATTCGCTGGCTCACAGATGCTTCAGGATGCAGTACGGGAAAATACTGACTATATTTCTACAGAGACTCAGGCAGACAGTCTAGACTTGGTAGGAGAGGCAGATGTGAAGCATCAGTTCATTGAAGGCTTCGAAATCGGTGATGAATCCTGTAGAATCGGAATTCAAACAGTTTGA
- a CDS encoding lipoyl protein ligase domain-containing protein, with protein sequence MWIDDQVIRHCDKPLHIETFIPSGQSVVLGRSNKAELEVHEDRCAEDNIPVLKRYGGGGTVLLHPGCVVASVGCWVESPYNNDLYFKLLNQSLIDCFIEHFKGYEFLQRGFSDIVYEDRKFVGTSLFRSRQYLLYQASILVDLNIETINRYLQHPSKEPDYRKGRHHRDFLVGLQELDSRFSAEVCHRILEGELESYVKSHLGAELTSPLESHIPHLLKRANI encoded by the coding sequence GTGTGGATAGACGACCAAGTTATTCGGCATTGTGATAAGCCGCTGCATATTGAAACTTTTATTCCAAGTGGGCAATCAGTTGTTCTCGGCCGTAGCAACAAAGCTGAGCTAGAGGTTCATGAAGATCGATGTGCAGAAGATAATATTCCAGTTCTGAAACGTTATGGTGGCGGTGGAACGGTACTTCTTCATCCTGGTTGTGTAGTAGCCTCAGTAGGTTGCTGGGTTGAGAGTCCGTATAATAACGATCTCTATTTCAAGCTCTTAAATCAGTCTTTGATTGACTGCTTTATTGAGCACTTCAAGGGCTATGAATTCTTGCAACGAGGCTTCAGTGATATTGTCTATGAAGATCGCAAGTTCGTTGGTACATCTTTATTCCGTAGCCGGCAGTACCTTTTGTATCAAGCATCCATTTTGGTGGACCTAAATATTGAAACGATCAATCGTTATCTGCAGCATCCTAGTAAAGAGCCAGACTACCGGAAAGGCCGCCATCATCGGGATTTTCTGGTAGGATTACAGGAATTAGACAGTCGCTTTAGCGCTGAAGTATGTCATCGAATTCTAGAGGGTGAATTGGAATCTTATGTCAAAAGTCATCTAGGTGCAGAGCTGACAAGTCCTTTGGAGAGTCATATTCCTCACCTTCTCAAGCGTGCTAATATTTAA
- a CDS encoding PilZ domain-containing protein: protein MSSESKPIQKIAKNRAQRYISHALVEVRRFKLLPFFCDSAVLLDISIGGFKLEFTGEIKVVPGNQYWLNIPLSPLGIYAPKRLICKSECRWFDDTRYRIGGTFIDLTKTEQMLIEQIVSSLKSRGQL, encoded by the coding sequence GTGTCTTCAGAATCGAAGCCTATACAAAAGATAGCCAAGAACCGGGCTCAACGATATATCTCACACGCTCTTGTGGAAGTGCGCCGCTTCAAGCTGTTGCCTTTTTTTTGTGATAGCGCAGTACTCTTGGACATCAGTATTGGTGGCTTTAAACTCGAATTTACAGGAGAGATTAAGGTCGTTCCCGGCAATCAGTACTGGCTGAACATTCCCCTCTCTCCTCTAGGTATTTATGCACCCAAAAGACTTATCTGCAAATCAGAATGTCGATGGTTCGACGATACTCGCTATCGGATCGGTGGTACATTTATCGATTTAACCAAGACCGAGCAGATGCTCATCGAACAGATCGTTTCAAGCCTCAAAAGCCGCGGCCAGCTTTAG
- a CDS encoding acetyl-CoA C-acyltransferase: protein MEVKKYRGAFPEGNGNPVFIDGVRTPFVKSFGAFQKADTLELFSRVVEGLLRKTGIDPEQIDEVSAGVVIPQTKNANVARDAIINLGLPDHIHGYTLNRACTSSMHSIADAAKEIKFGHPAMILAGGVECLSDVPIAYSKKAQQFLLELNKAKTGADRLAIAKKFSAKDWLPKPPALAEPLTGLTMGESAEIMAKINEISREDQDKFAAASHLKAAAAQKDGRFDEEVIPVWASPSFDCVEADNIIRADTSAEKMAKLKPVFDKKYGSLTAANSSPLTDGASVSLIMDEKRAQDLGLSPKSKILDFTFVGIDPTEQLLIGPAIAIPLLLKRNNMTFDDIDLFEIHEAFAAQVLSCTKSMDSADFCERYFGDSKAFGAVPEDKLNVNGGAIAIGHPFGATGSRLVTTLSNELIRRDKNIGLIGICAAGGMAGAMLIERTK from the coding sequence ATGGAAGTGAAAAAGTATCGTGGAGCATTCCCCGAGGGAAACGGTAATCCGGTGTTTATTGATGGTGTCCGAACTCCATTCGTGAAGTCGTTTGGAGCATTTCAGAAAGCTGATACTCTGGAGCTATTCAGCCGGGTCGTCGAGGGCCTCCTTCGAAAAACAGGAATTGACCCAGAGCAAATCGACGAAGTTAGTGCAGGAGTTGTCATCCCCCAAACTAAGAATGCCAATGTCGCTCGTGATGCGATCATCAATCTTGGTTTGCCAGACCACATACATGGCTACACTCTCAATCGAGCTTGTACTTCGAGCATGCATAGCATTGCCGATGCAGCTAAGGAGATTAAGTTCGGCCATCCGGCGATGATACTAGCAGGTGGTGTCGAATGCCTAAGTGATGTTCCCATCGCCTACTCAAAGAAGGCTCAGCAATTCCTATTAGAGCTTAATAAGGCAAAAACAGGGGCGGACAGGCTTGCCATAGCGAAAAAGTTCTCCGCTAAGGACTGGTTACCCAAGCCTCCCGCTCTGGCTGAGCCTTTGACCGGCTTAACCATGGGCGAAAGCGCAGAAATCATGGCCAAAATCAACGAGATTTCGAGGGAAGATCAGGATAAGTTCGCCGCTGCTTCTCACCTGAAAGCCGCAGCTGCACAAAAAGATGGCCGCTTTGATGAAGAAGTGATTCCTGTATGGGCATCGCCATCATTCGATTGCGTGGAAGCGGATAACATTATTCGCGCTGACACCTCAGCAGAAAAAATGGCTAAGTTAAAGCCAGTATTTGATAAGAAGTACGGTTCGTTGACTGCAGCGAATTCTTCACCTTTAACCGATGGCGCATCAGTATCGCTTATCATGGACGAGAAGAGAGCACAGGATTTGGGACTATCTCCAAAATCCAAGATTCTTGACTTCACGTTTGTTGGGATTGACCCTACAGAGCAACTTCTTATCGGCCCTGCGATTGCTATTCCGCTACTTCTCAAGCGCAATAACATGACTTTCGACGATATCGACCTCTTCGAAATCCATGAGGCCTTTGCTGCGCAAGTACTGAGTTGCACGAAGTCTATGGACTCAGCTGATTTTTGCGAAAGATACTTCGGCGATAGTAAAGCTTTCGGAGCTGTTCCTGAAGACAAACTGAATGTTAACGGCGGCGCTATTGCTATTGGTCACCCATTCGGAGCAACAGGTTCTCGTTTGGTCACCACACTGAGTAATGAGCTGATTCGTCGTGACAAGAACATCGGCCTGATTGGAATTTGTGCAGCTGGTGGCATGGCTGGAGCTATGCTGATCGAACGAACCAAGTAA